One Vicia villosa cultivar HV-30 ecotype Madison, WI unplaced genomic scaffold, Vvil1.0 ctg.000353F_1_1, whole genome shotgun sequence genomic window carries:
- the LOC131627258 gene encoding cysteine-rich repeat secretory protein 38-like, with the protein MSILSLSPLSFLCNLFLITILLTSKSKADNNDQKFHYFCDQNNDRGNYITGDTYSNNLKFAFLRLTYNLKLDNGFTNTIYGENNNKVNLMGICRGDISPQDCRKCLIGSKFNLTQACPNKKEAIGWYEDEKCMLRYSDRSILGLNEIGPAYFAWNLNNATLADQFNVVVKQLLNDLKSKAIKGDSNRKYVVGTLPGPSNDQVIYGLVQCTPDLSGPQCDDCLISSIVEVSRCCSNRIGARIVRPSCNLRFETSYQFYQSSAALASNLP; encoded by the coding sequence ATGTCTATTCTCTCTTTAAGCCCACTTTCCTTTCTTTGTAATCTCTTTCTCATCACTATCCTTCTCACATCTAAATCCAAAGCAGACAACAACGACCAAAAATTCCATTACTTCTGTGACCAAAACAACGACAGAGGTAACTACATAACCGGAGATACATACTCCAACAACCTCAAATTCGCTTTTCTGCGCCTCACTTACAACTTAAAACTCGACAACGGTTTCACCAACACCATTTATGGCGAAAACAACAACAAAGTTAACCTGATGGGAATATGTAGAGGAGACATTAGTCCTCAAGACTGTCGCAAATGTCTCATTGGTTCTAAATTCAATCTCACACAAGCATGTCCAAACAAAAAAGAAGCAATAGGTTGGTACGAGGACGAGAAATGCATGTTGCGTTACTCAGACCGTTCGATTTTAGGCCTAAACGAAATTGGACCGGCTTATTTTGCATGGAACTTGAACAATGCAACATTAGCAGATCAGTTTAACGTTGTGGTAAAACAGTTGTTGAATGATTTGAAAAGCAAAGCTATAAAAGGTGACTCGAATCGTAAGTATGTTGTGGGAACATTACCAGGTCCTAGTAATGATCAAGTAATATATGGTCTTGTTCAGTGTACACCTGATTTGAGTGGTCCACAGTGTGATGATTGCTTGATTTCATCTATCGTTGAGGTTTCGAGATGTTGTAGTAATAGGATTGGTGCGAGAATTGTTAGACCAAGCTGTAATTTGAGATTTGAAACTTCGTATCAGTTCTATCAGTCATCAGCAGCACTGGCTTCAAATCTGCCATGA